From one Culex quinquefasciatus strain JHB chromosome 3, VPISU_Cqui_1.0_pri_paternal, whole genome shotgun sequence genomic stretch:
- the LOC6034295 gene encoding probable helicase with zinc finger domain, protein MLNSKQKDAVVAITTPISVTLSPILLVGPFGTGKTYTLAQAIKKLLLHPESNSAADLYIKDYLHQWVEEGGGEEAKPLRVYYYKRWVGTVNSIVQNWVQKYCLIDLNINVRIFRRPTVENILKYRIVVVSLNISMELAWSICPRDTLHTSSWTKRPRPWSARRSCRWCWRRRRYASCWPVTTCKCPGGERTRQQIRPQIAQHLTASGRPLIPPPMRSPVQQQQQQ, encoded by the exons ATG CTCAACTCGAAACAAAAGGATGCGGTCGTCGCCATCACGACGCCAATTTCGGTCACGCTGTCTCCGATCCTGTTGGTTGGGCCCTTTGGCACCGGAAAGACGTACACGCTGGCGCAGGCCATCAAAAAGCTGCTGCTGCACCCGGAGTCGAATTCGGCCGCTGATTTGTATATCAAGGACTACCTGCACCAGTGGGTCGAGGAGGGTGGTGGGGAGGAGGCCAAACCATTGCGCGTTTACTATTACAAGCGCTGGGTCGGCACCGTCAACAGCATCGTCCAGAACTGGGTCCAGAAG TACTGTCTGATCGACCTGAACATCAACGTGCGCATCTTTCGGCGGCCAACCGTCGAAAACATTCTCAAGTATCGCATCGTGGTGGTATCGCTGAACATTTCGATGGAGCTGGCCTGGTCGATCTGCCCAAGGGACACTTTACACACATCTTCCTGGACTAAGCGGCCCAGGCCATGGAGTGCGAGGCGATCATGTCGTTGGTGCTGGCGACGCAGAAGATACGCATCGTGCTGGCCAGTGACCACATGTAAATGTCCCGGAGGCGAAAG AACCCGCCAGCAGATTCGTCCCCAGATAGCACAGCACCTGACGGCCAGCGGCCGACCGTTGATTCCACCGCCGATGAGGAGTCcggtccagcagcagcagcaacagtga
- the LOC6034028 gene encoding LOW QUALITY PROTEIN: uncharacterized protein LOC6034028 (The sequence of the model RefSeq protein was modified relative to this genomic sequence to represent the inferred CDS: inserted 2 bases in 2 codons), which yields MGENTFTKYTNYTVKELESYVADPNACVKKLEWNDMLSVLPKYLGDIREGVRACLSQKIGTYDRKVDGIILAYKNTKILSPLSATHPNSVRVYVKTRADFYVFRPQSGSIIGGTVRYVSSNYLSAVIYRVFNVTIKLQTHKIQNIVRGKEINFVIKSYDMKSDLPSIEGELIPEKDANKPQLNGNIKSEARHNGGTARIKSSIGSDDSDDLEPEAQRSAEECDIKPAPSPVKAPKEQKRKKVKQEPVPTELIEEESIGDEMDSSIRALLSTYEDQLNDSTETNGTIGINGTIKQEAVDAPSSSKKIXEKKRKSQKIDALEAELLEKFAAQCDEPDAPLTNGHTNGETSEEPVTPKVEKSRKRKKKHSSSEADEFEASIMSSLLKIASEKSVADDATPIRKXGQKSRKSVRFDDTIMEASFNTFDTSEQLEISQLPAPNLSSTLK from the exons atgGGAGAAAATACGTTTACAAAGTACACAAACTACACCGTGAAAGAGCTGGAGTCGTACGTGGCCGATCCGAACGCGTGTGTGAAAAAGCTAGAATGGAACGACATGTTATCGGTGCTGCCAAAGTACCTTGGCGACATCCGCGAGGGAGTGCGGGCGTGCTTGTCCCAGAAGATCGGAACCTACGACCGGAAGGTCGACGGCATTATTCTGGCTTACAAAAACACCAAGATCCTTAGCCCACTGTCGGCGACCCATCCAAACAGTGTCCGGGTGTACGTGAAAACAAGAGCGGATTTTTACGTTTTCCGGCCGCAAAGCGGTTCCATCATCGGTGGAACTGTGCGATACGTGTCCAGCAACTACCTCAGCGCGGTCATCTACCGTGTATTCAACGTAACGATAAAGCTGCAAACGCATAAGATCCAGAACATTGTCCGTGGGAAGGAGATAAATTTTGTGATCAAATCGTACGACATGAAAAGCGACCTGCCAAGTATCGAAGGCGAGTTGATTCCGGAAAAGGATGCGAACAAACCACAGTTAAACGGGAACATCAAGTCTGAAGCCAGGCATAATGGAGGTACGGCACGGATTAAATCTTCCATCGGCAGTGATGATTCCGACGATTTGGAACCGG aagctCAAAGATCTGCTGAAGAATGCGACATAAAACCTGCTCCTTCACCGGTGAAAGCTCCTAAAGAACAAAAGCGTAAAAAGGTCAAACAGGAACCAGTTCCCACGGAACTCATTGAGGAAGAATCAATCGGCGACGAAATGGATAGCTCGATCCGTGCACTGCTAAGCACTTACGAAGACCAGCTCAATGATTCTACCGAAACAAATGGAACTATTGGAATTAACGGAACAATTAAGCAAGAAGCAGTTGATGCGCCCAGTTCGtccaagaaaa aagaaaagaaAAGGAAAAGCCAGAAAATTGATGCGCTGGAAGCCGAATTGCTTGAAAAATTTGCCGCTCAATGTGATGAACCAGATGCCCCGCTCACAAACGGCCACACGAATGGCGAGACCAGCGAAGAACCGGTAACGCCGAAGGTGGAAAAGTCCCGCAAGCGCAAGAAGAAGCACTCGAGCTCCGAAGCAGACGAGTTTGAAGCGTCGATCATGTCGTCCCTGTTGAAAATTGCATCGGAAAAATCGGTCGCGGACGATGCAACTCCGATCAGAA GCGGTCAAAAGTCGCGCAAGTCGGTTCGATTCGACGATACCATCATGGAGGCATCCTTCAACACGTTTGACACGTCGGAGCAGTTGGAAATTTCGCAACTTCCTGCCCCGAACTTGTCGTCCACGTTGAAGTAA